The Streptomyces venezuelae genomic interval GCTCGTTCTGTCGGTCGACGCCCGGCGTACCGCCTCCGGCTCCTTCGAGGTGACGACGCACGGCGGCCGCAAGGGCACCGGCATCGACGCGGTCGAGTGGGCGCACCGGGCCGCCGAGCTCGGCGCGGGGGAGATCCTCCTCAACTCGATGGACGCCGACGGCACGAAGGACGGCTACGACACCGAGATGATCGCGGCCGTGCGCAAGCACGTCACGGTCCCGGTGATCGCCTCCGGCGGCGCCGGCAAGCTCGCCGACTTCCCGCCGGCGGTCGCGGCGGGCGCGGACGCGGTGCTCGCGGCCTCCGTCTTCCACTTCGGCGACCTGCGGATCTCGCAGGTCAAGGACGCGCTGCGGGAGGCGGGCCACCCGGTCCGCTGA includes:
- the hisF gene encoding imidazole glycerol phosphate synthase subunit HisF gives rise to the protein MSLAVRVIPCLDVDNGRVVKGVNFQNLRDAGDPVEMAKLYDAEGADELTFLDITASSGNRETTYDVVRRTAEQVFIPLTVGGGVRAAEDVDKLLRAGADKVGVNTAAIERPELIREIAERFGRQVLVLSVDARRTASGSFEVTTHGGRKGTGIDAVEWAHRAAELGAGEILLNSMDADGTKDGYDTEMIAAVRKHVTVPVIASGGAGKLADFPPAVAAGADAVLAASVFHFGDLRISQVKDALREAGHPVR